A genomic segment from Kyrpidia tusciae DSM 2912 encodes:
- a CDS encoding DedA family protein, translating into MHSTDLLQFVAAHGYAALALILATGLIGLPVPDEVLLTFAGFLTWQGIVHLPGTAASAFLGSCSGITLSYIMGRGVFRRIADRVLRRAMESGKFARATRWMDQYGGWALFFAYFFPGIRHVAAYVAGVGRMAFRRFAKWAYAGAALWVLTFLFLGRWLGPRWHVVERWMHHWTLWAAVALVAVTAIGLWWLRRSRPVRNRS; encoded by the coding sequence TTGCACAGCACCGATCTGTTACAATTTGTCGCAGCCCACGGATATGCGGCCCTGGCCTTGATCTTGGCCACCGGTCTCATTGGCCTCCCCGTGCCCGACGAGGTGCTGTTGACCTTTGCCGGATTCTTGACTTGGCAAGGCATCGTTCATCTACCGGGTACGGCTGCCTCCGCTTTTCTCGGGAGCTGTTCGGGCATTACGTTGAGCTACATCATGGGCCGGGGGGTATTTCGCCGGATTGCCGACCGGGTGCTCCGCCGGGCCATGGAAAGTGGAAAATTCGCCCGGGCGACCCGGTGGATGGATCAATACGGAGGATGGGCCTTATTTTTCGCGTATTTTTTCCCGGGGATTCGGCATGTGGCCGCCTATGTGGCCGGCGTCGGGCGCATGGCCTTCCGCCGTTTTGCAAAATGGGCCTACGCCGGAGCGGCTTTGTGGGTGCTGACCTTTCTTTTTCTCGGACGGTGGCTGGGTCCCCGCTGGCACGTCGTGGAGCGCTGGATGCACCACTGGACCCTCTGGGCGGCGGTGGCCCTTGTCGCGGTCACCGCCATCGGCCTGTGGTGGCTGCGGCGGAGCCGACCGGTGCGAAACCGGTCCTGA
- a CDS encoding DUF309 domain-containing protein, with protein sequence MTDYPRHFVDFIHLFNVERAFYDCHEYGEELWLEEGRPLFLKGLIQTAVSLYHLEGGNLGGARKLWRTASAYLSPYTPAYMGLDVERILQDMNKLFTEPGEPTPEQAATIRLHVVDPKLQDLLANWRVLPVDDNSTHSND encoded by the coding sequence ATGACCGACTATCCCCGGCATTTTGTCGATTTTATTCACCTGTTCAATGTCGAGCGCGCCTTCTACGATTGCCATGAATACGGGGAAGAATTATGGCTTGAAGAAGGACGGCCGCTGTTTTTAAAGGGATTGATCCAAACGGCGGTGTCCCTTTACCACCTCGAAGGCGGAAATCTGGGTGGCGCCCGCAAATTGTGGCGAACAGCCTCTGCATATCTCTCGCCCTATACCCCCGCGTATATGGGGCTGGATGTCGAGCGCATCCTCCAGGACATGAACAAACTGTTCACCGAGCCCGGGGAACCCACTCCCGAACAGGCCGCCACGATCCGCCTGCACGTGGTCGACCCAAAACTTCAGGACCTCTTGGCAAACTGGAGAGTGCTCCCCGTGGACGATAACTCCACCCATTCCAACGACTGA
- the trxB gene encoding thioredoxin-disulfide reductase, whose amino-acid sequence MVYDTIILGGGPAGLSAAVYALRSGLKMLLVERGLYGGQMQNTEEIENYPGFTSILGPDLSEKMREHAESLGLQTERGEVESLEFGPPVHRVHLSGGEVLETKTVIIATGCEPKKLGIPGEKEFSGRGVSYCAVCDGAFFKNKNLYVIGGGDSACEEGVYLTRHAAKVTIVHRRDKLRAQPVLQERARSNEKISFLFNRRPVEVQGERKVERLVLENAVTGEQETVEADGIFIYIGLKPNTEFLKGTPIVNAEGWIPTDDRFRTAVPGVFAAGDVRETWLRQVVTAVAEGAMAAMSAYYYVEEQS is encoded by the coding sequence GTGGTTTATGACACCATCATTCTGGGCGGCGGTCCCGCCGGACTGTCCGCCGCCGTCTACGCCCTGCGTTCGGGTTTGAAAATGCTCCTGGTGGAACGCGGCCTGTACGGCGGGCAGATGCAAAACACCGAGGAGATCGAAAACTACCCCGGATTCACGTCGATTTTGGGGCCGGATCTGTCGGAGAAGATGCGGGAACACGCCGAGTCTCTCGGTCTTCAGACCGAGCGGGGCGAGGTGGAAAGCCTGGAGTTCGGCCCGCCCGTTCATCGCGTGCATCTGTCCGGAGGAGAGGTGCTGGAAACCAAGACGGTGATTATCGCCACGGGCTGTGAGCCGAAAAAGCTCGGAATCCCGGGGGAGAAGGAGTTCTCCGGCAGGGGGGTGTCCTACTGCGCGGTCTGCGATGGCGCCTTCTTCAAGAACAAAAACCTCTACGTAATCGGCGGTGGGGATTCGGCCTGCGAAGAAGGCGTGTATCTGACTCGCCACGCGGCCAAAGTGACCATTGTGCACCGCCGGGACAAACTGCGGGCACAGCCAGTCCTTCAGGAGCGAGCCAGGAGCAACGAGAAAATCTCGTTTTTGTTCAATCGTCGGCCGGTGGAGGTTCAGGGCGAGCGCAAAGTGGAACGCTTGGTTCTAGAGAACGCCGTGACGGGAGAACAAGAAACCGTGGAGGCGGACGGGATTTTCATCTACATTGGGCTCAAGCCCAACACCGAGTTTCTGAAAGGGACGCCGATCGTCAACGCGGAAGGGTGGATTCCCACTGATGATCGGTTTCGAACGGCGGTCCCCGGGGTGTTTGCGGCAGGGGATGTGCGGGAGACCTGGCTCCGCCAAGTGGTCACTGCCGTCGCCGAAGGGGCGATGGCCGCGATGTCGGCCTACTACTACGTGGAAGAGCAGTCGTGA
- a CDS encoding LCP family protein has product MTPGKRVKRLLWLLAFLLLVVTGYYGFVLTRFVSGVSEGAPPGIWPSGDVRVLVLGVDNRGQDPHPRSDTMLLLSIPQGTGGVTVGSILRDTWVSIPGVGQEKINAAYAAGGPDLARKTAEAWLGLDIPFYAVTDFEGFIHIVDALGGVDIDVEKPMDYVDDGRYDIHLKPGLQHLNGAQALGYVRFRHDALGDYARTERQRKFVQAVIRQMMRPQNLVRFPNVLAAAEPYIRTNLSPGDQLRLGLCLWRDRGQSITQIQLPPADAFREGWSSDGQSILIPDTPAVRQYVQKYFPGNSLGSSFGGTQSPASSAPVTEQTLMGRVSGEWVNFRAGPGTDYPTLGRLVHGTGFEVLDRQPGWLHIRLGDGREGYVSAAFVQIDNAPQ; this is encoded by the coding sequence ATGACGCCGGGGAAACGGGTGAAGCGGCTGCTGTGGCTCCTCGCTTTTCTGTTGCTGGTTGTGACGGGGTATTATGGCTTCGTTTTGACCAGATTTGTGTCCGGCGTCTCCGAAGGAGCGCCCCCAGGCATCTGGCCATCCGGGGACGTGCGGGTGTTGGTGCTCGGTGTGGACAACCGGGGCCAGGATCCTCATCCCCGGTCGGACACGATGCTGCTCCTGAGCATCCCCCAAGGAACCGGGGGAGTGACGGTGGGCTCCATTCTGAGGGATACTTGGGTGTCCATTCCCGGGGTGGGTCAGGAGAAGATCAATGCGGCCTACGCCGCAGGGGGGCCGGATTTGGCCAGGAAAACGGCGGAAGCGTGGCTGGGTCTAGACATTCCGTTCTACGCCGTGACAGATTTCGAAGGGTTTATCCACATCGTGGACGCCCTGGGCGGGGTGGACATCGATGTGGAAAAGCCGATGGATTACGTGGACGACGGGCGTTACGATATTCACTTAAAACCGGGACTTCAGCATCTCAACGGGGCTCAGGCTCTGGGATATGTGAGGTTTCGGCACGATGCCCTCGGGGATTACGCCCGCACCGAGCGACAAAGGAAGTTTGTGCAGGCCGTTATCCGCCAGATGATGCGCCCGCAGAACCTGGTGCGCTTCCCGAACGTTCTCGCCGCGGCCGAGCCTTATATTCGGACGAATCTCTCGCCGGGAGACCAACTTCGCCTGGGACTGTGCCTGTGGAGGGATCGGGGGCAGAGCATCACTCAGATTCAACTCCCGCCGGCGGATGCGTTTCGCGAGGGGTGGTCGTCAGATGGCCAGAGCATTCTCATTCCGGATACCCCGGCAGTGCGGCAGTACGTCCAGAAATATTTTCCTGGTAATTCACTCGGATCAAGTTTCGGTGGGACCCAGAGTCCGGCCTCTTCGGCACCGGTGACGGAACAGACACTCATGGGTCGGGTGAGTGGAGAGTGGGTGAACTTTCGCGCCGGCCCTGGGACCGATTATCCCACCCTCGGGCGGTTGGTACACGGTACGGGGTTCGAGGTATTGGATCGCCAGCCCGGTTGGCTTCACATCCGGCTCGGGGATGGCCGGGAGGGGTATGTGAGCGCCGCTTTTGTGCAGATCGACAATGCCCCACAGTGA
- a CDS encoding SDR family oxidoreductase, which produces MDGRKVAIVTAASKGLGRAVALELAQAGNDLVIASRDAQRIEETARWIRERSDVEVIPVQADVASAGDIEEVVRAAADRWGRVDILINNAGGPPAGAFEQFDDKAWYAAVDLNLMSVVRATRLVIPYMRLQGGGRIINLTSTSVKQPIPNLVLSNTVRAAVAGLTKTLSIELAPYNILVNNVAPGRIETDRVRELDRITAEKTGEPVDEVRRRWEDQIPLGRYGTPEEFAKVVAFLCSPAASYLTGLTISVDGGLTKSL; this is translated from the coding sequence ATGGACGGACGGAAAGTGGCGATTGTAACAGCAGCCAGCAAGGGGCTGGGGCGGGCGGTGGCGCTGGAGTTGGCCCAGGCGGGCAACGATCTCGTCATCGCCAGCCGGGATGCACAAAGAATCGAAGAGACCGCCCGGTGGATTCGAGAGCGGTCTGATGTGGAAGTCATCCCCGTCCAAGCGGACGTAGCTTCTGCCGGTGACATCGAGGAGGTGGTCCGCGCGGCGGCGGATCGGTGGGGCCGGGTGGATATCCTCATCAATAACGCGGGGGGGCCGCCGGCCGGGGCGTTCGAGCAGTTCGATGACAAGGCCTGGTATGCCGCCGTGGATTTGAACCTGATGAGTGTCGTGCGGGCCACCCGCCTGGTGATCCCGTACATGAGGCTCCAGGGCGGGGGGAGAATCATCAACCTTACCTCCACATCCGTCAAACAGCCCATCCCGAACCTCGTCCTTTCCAACACTGTCCGGGCGGCCGTGGCGGGGTTGACGAAGACGTTGTCCATCGAGCTGGCCCCTTATAACATCTTGGTCAATAACGTGGCCCCGGGGCGCATCGAAACGGATCGGGTTCGGGAGTTGGACCGGATCACTGCTGAGAAGACCGGAGAACCTGTGGACGAGGTCCGCAGGAGATGGGAAGATCAAATCCCCCTGGGCCGGTACGGCACTCCGGAAGAGTTTGCAAAAGTGGTCGCGTTTCTTTGTTCCCCGGCGGCGAGCTATCTGACCGGTTTGACCATTTCCGTTGACGGCGGATTGACGAAAAGTCTGTGA
- a CDS encoding homocysteine synthase, giving the protein MAEKQQGFETLALHAGQTVDPATGSRAVPIYQTTSYVFRDTEHAANLFALKEPGNIYTRMMNPTQDVLEQRMAALEGGVGALATASGQSAITLALLNIAGAGDEIVSSSYLYGGTFNLFHHTLRRLGIDVKFVDPGDPEAFRRAATSRTKAFYAEIIGNPKIDVLDIEAVAQVAREVGVPLIIDNTFATPYLHRPLEHGADIVIHSATKFIGGHGTSIGGVIVDGGRFDWKASGKYPGLVEPDPSYHGVSYVEAVGPAAFIVKARVQLMRDMGPALSPFNAFLFLQGLETLSLRMERHSQNALGVAQFLESHPHVRWVNYPGLESSPYSALARKYLPKGQGAILTFGIDGGVETGRKFIESLRLFSHLANVGDAKSLVIHPASTTHQQLTEEEQRASGVTPEMIRLSVGLETLEDILEDLDQALRKAVR; this is encoded by the coding sequence GTGGCAGAGAAACAGCAGGGATTTGAAACCTTGGCTTTGCACGCCGGCCAGACGGTGGACCCCGCGACGGGTTCCCGGGCAGTGCCGATTTATCAGACGACCAGCTATGTGTTTCGAGACACGGAGCACGCGGCGAACCTGTTCGCGTTAAAGGAGCCTGGGAACATCTATACGCGCATGATGAACCCCACCCAGGACGTATTGGAGCAGCGCATGGCGGCCTTGGAAGGCGGGGTGGGGGCGCTCGCTACGGCCTCCGGGCAGTCGGCCATCACCCTGGCCCTCCTCAACATCGCCGGAGCCGGGGACGAGATTGTTTCATCGTCCTATCTGTACGGGGGGACTTTTAATCTTTTTCACCATACCCTGAGGCGGCTGGGCATCGATGTGAAATTCGTCGATCCCGGGGATCCGGAGGCGTTTCGCCGGGCCGCCACTTCGCGGACAAAGGCCTTTTACGCCGAGATCATCGGCAACCCCAAGATCGACGTCCTCGACATCGAAGCGGTGGCTCAGGTAGCCCGGGAGGTCGGGGTGCCCTTGATCATCGACAACACCTTTGCCACGCCTTATCTGCACCGACCCCTGGAGCACGGGGCGGATATTGTGATTCACAGCGCCACGAAGTTTATCGGCGGCCATGGGACGTCCATCGGCGGGGTCATCGTGGACGGCGGGCGCTTCGATTGGAAGGCTTCGGGGAAATACCCCGGACTGGTGGAGCCCGATCCGAGTTATCACGGTGTGAGTTATGTGGAAGCTGTGGGTCCCGCCGCCTTTATCGTCAAGGCCCGGGTGCAGTTGATGCGCGACATGGGACCCGCCCTGTCGCCCTTTAACGCCTTTTTGTTTTTGCAAGGACTGGAGACCCTGTCTCTCCGGATGGAACGCCATTCTCAAAACGCCCTGGGGGTCGCCCAGTTTTTGGAATCCCATCCCCATGTCCGCTGGGTGAATTACCCGGGTTTGGAATCCAGTCCTTATTCGGCGTTGGCCCGGAAGTACCTGCCGAAGGGGCAGGGGGCGATTCTGACCTTTGGCATTGATGGGGGAGTCGAGACCGGGCGGAAGTTTATCGAAAGCCTGCGCTTGTTCTCTCACTTGGCGAATGTGGGCGATGCGAAATCCCTCGTGATTCACCCCGCCAGCACCACCCACCAACAACTGACTGAAGAAGAACAGCGGGCATCCGGGGTGACTCCGGAGATGATCCGGCTTTCTGTCGGACTGGAAACGTTGGAGGACATCCTGGAAGATCTCGATCAGGCTTTGCGCAAAGCGGTGCGCTGA
- a CDS encoding ABC transporter substrate-binding protein, with translation MLRKPLGKRVRLTLVGAVALLTAGCGMLGKPVTPPPPPPTEITVGIPSEPQTLNPIFAEDRSSLAVIHALFDSVEAEGPDGVPRPELADRVTVSQDGTTYTIHLRPGAKWHDGEPVTAADVLFTYRAILRPQVQSPYRPLFLVDGEPPEMRQLDERTLEIRLPHPSAGFVNALTVGILPEHAFPNGDVKDSRFSDHPVGSGPFSFMQWNRGQNIQLKRFDGYFAGRPGVDQLTYRIVPESNQRSAFASKSIDVFVPTPADILKIQQDMSADKPDLVRYPGESVMTLLVHQRGASLADHAVRKALALAIDRSAIADKAFGGPGLASPADSLFPPGNWAHDNRTPPGPNSDAAKKILNEAGYVTNSSGWRVKDGKVLSFQLLYISDRTTDKIAQMLADQAAEVGIQIQPKGVDRTAFYQTLDAPDKNFDLALNTYWLGPDPDAFADLLTIHGEYNFQEYDNPQVGKWFTQARETSDRGARLSLYRQIDQSIRDDVPLIPLVYPEGFLAVRRTVVNVEQADPAPVVLFRYLEQLGVNPGRAVTP, from the coding sequence ATGTTGCGAAAACCGCTCGGGAAACGGGTCCGGTTGACTTTGGTGGGGGCCGTCGCCTTGCTCACCGCGGGTTGCGGCATGTTGGGAAAGCCGGTCACCCCTCCCCCTCCTCCACCCACGGAAATCACCGTCGGCATCCCGTCTGAACCTCAGACCCTCAACCCGATTTTCGCCGAAGACCGTTCGTCTCTGGCGGTGATTCACGCGTTGTTCGACAGTGTGGAAGCTGAAGGTCCGGACGGGGTCCCCCGGCCGGAGTTGGCCGACCGCGTGACGGTGAGCCAGGATGGCACCACCTACACCATTCATTTGCGGCCCGGGGCCAAATGGCACGACGGTGAGCCGGTCACCGCCGCCGACGTTTTATTCACATACCGGGCGATTCTCCGGCCCCAGGTGCAATCCCCCTATCGACCGCTGTTCCTTGTCGACGGGGAACCGCCGGAAATGCGCCAGTTGGACGAACGCACCCTGGAGATCCGTTTGCCCCATCCCTCGGCGGGGTTTGTCAACGCGCTTACCGTCGGCATTCTTCCCGAACACGCGTTTCCAAACGGGGATGTCAAAGATTCGCGCTTTAGCGACCACCCCGTTGGAAGCGGGCCCTTCTCCTTCATGCAATGGAACCGCGGGCAAAACATCCAGTTAAAACGTTTCGATGGATATTTCGCGGGCCGGCCCGGCGTCGACCAATTGACCTATCGGATTGTGCCGGAATCGAACCAGCGGTCCGCCTTTGCCAGCAAATCGATCGACGTGTTTGTCCCGACTCCGGCCGACATCTTGAAGATTCAACAAGACATGTCCGCGGACAAACCGGACTTGGTCCGCTATCCCGGCGAATCGGTGATGACCCTGTTGGTGCACCAGCGGGGGGCATCCCTGGCGGACCACGCCGTACGAAAGGCCCTGGCCCTGGCGATCGATCGATCGGCCATTGCGGATAAAGCCTTTGGAGGTCCGGGATTGGCTTCCCCCGCCGACTCCCTTTTTCCACCCGGAAACTGGGCCCACGACAATCGAACGCCTCCGGGGCCAAACTCCGACGCTGCAAAAAAAATCTTGAACGAAGCGGGCTACGTGACCAACAGTTCCGGGTGGCGGGTCAAAGATGGAAAGGTCCTGAGCTTTCAACTGCTGTACATCTCTGACCGCACGACAGACAAGATCGCCCAGATGTTAGCAGACCAGGCGGCTGAGGTGGGCATCCAAATTCAACCCAAAGGGGTTGACCGAACGGCCTTTTATCAAACTTTGGATGCTCCTGACAAAAATTTTGACCTGGCGCTGAACACCTATTGGCTGGGCCCAGATCCGGACGCCTTTGCGGATCTGTTGACGATACACGGGGAATACAATTTTCAAGAGTACGACAACCCCCAAGTGGGCAAGTGGTTTACCCAGGCCCGGGAAACTTCGGATCGAGGGGCGCGGCTCTCCTTGTACCGACAGATCGATCAAAGCATTCGCGATGACGTTCCCTTGATCCCCCTGGTATACCCGGAAGGCTTTCTGGCCGTGCGCCGCACCGTTGTCAATGTCGAGCAAGCGGATCCGGCACCCGTAGTATTGTTCCGGTATCTTGAACAGTTAGGGGTGAATCCCGGGCGAGCGGTGACGCCATAA
- a CDS encoding iron-sulfur cluster biosynthesis family protein, with protein MTVSPEARRYILDLARAEERPWRGVRLQVIPGCGGPRFLLSLDDPRPGDTEITASELTILADPFSATFLDELVVDYSAEEDDLTFRHPDRFGSIC; from the coding sequence ATGACCGTAAGTCCAGAAGCACGCCGGTACATCCTCGACCTTGCCCGGGCTGAAGAAAGACCCTGGCGCGGCGTTCGCCTGCAAGTCATTCCCGGTTGTGGAGGACCGAGGTTCCTCCTCAGCCTCGACGATCCCCGCCCCGGGGACACAGAGATCACGGCATCGGAATTGACGATCCTGGCCGACCCTTTTTCAGCCACTTTTCTCGATGAACTGGTGGTGGATTACTCCGCCGAAGAGGACGACCTGACGTTTCGCCATCCGGACCGTTTCGGCTCCATCTGTTAG
- the rpsU gene encoding 30S ribosomal protein S21 — translation MSEIRVRKNESLDSALRRFKRATAKDGILAEVKKRKHYEKPSVARKKKSEAARKKRRKY, via the coding sequence GTGTCGGAGATTCGGGTTCGGAAGAACGAGTCCCTCGATAGCGCGTTGCGCCGCTTCAAGCGAGCGACGGCCAAGGACGGTATTCTGGCCGAGGTCAAGAAGCGCAAACACTACGAGAAACCGAGCGTGGCCCGGAAGAAAAAGTCGGAGGCGGCCAGGAAGAAGCGCCGCAAGTACTGA
- a CDS encoding GatB/YqeY domain-containing protein, translating to MNVQDRLTDDMKRAMKEKDKMRLSVIRMVRTALKNEEIERQRPLTEEETIQVLQRERKQRRESLQAAQQAGRTDLEAQAQQEIAILEEYLPTALSEEELRTLVEETIAEVGAKGKADLGRVMAALMPKVKGRADGKAVNALVQELLRS from the coding sequence TTGAACGTGCAGGACCGGCTCACAGACGACATGAAACGGGCGATGAAGGAAAAGGACAAGATGCGGTTGTCTGTGATTCGCATGGTGCGTACGGCCTTGAAGAACGAGGAGATCGAACGGCAGCGCCCGTTAACTGAGGAAGAGACAATCCAAGTGTTGCAGCGCGAGCGAAAGCAGCGGCGCGAATCCCTCCAGGCCGCGCAACAGGCGGGGCGTACCGATTTAGAGGCACAGGCGCAGCAAGAGATCGCCATCCTCGAAGAGTATCTCCCCACTGCTTTGTCCGAAGAGGAACTTCGCACACTTGTAGAAGAAACCATCGCAGAAGTTGGGGCGAAGGGGAAGGCGGATTTGGGCCGGGTGATGGCCGCACTGATGCCAAAAGTCAAAGGCCGCGCCGACGGGAAAGCGGTCAATGCCTTAGTCCAGGAATTGCTTAGATCGTGA
- a CDS encoding lipoate--protein ligase family protein yields MKQVEWDDTLWSRWPTWRLVVEEQPGTIEEKIARDQAMGRRVAAGGPPTFRLWVNDPCLVVSRRDIVQGLRRGGDPPREVDGLPIRVRSSGGTAVPHGPGVLQFSLVVPRMDRVGMEEVYRTLCRPVEAVLGQRGWRAEFGRVAGSFCDGAHNLVVNGRKIAGTSQSWKGGLAVPGSRNRGYILAHGTLWVRVDPEQAADWLNDFYEQTIGERPIRARASTSLHLLPGGEGVDVRQVIAETANVLESAMGPQVKLERVRALTDEEISWGREGASETDPRRVAYGVDRP; encoded by the coding sequence GTGAAACAGGTGGAATGGGACGACACCTTGTGGAGCCGGTGGCCGACGTGGCGGCTTGTGGTGGAGGAGCAGCCGGGGACTATCGAAGAAAAAATTGCTCGGGACCAGGCGATGGGCCGGAGGGTCGCGGCGGGGGGGCCCCCCACGTTCCGACTCTGGGTCAACGATCCGTGCCTCGTGGTCAGCCGCCGGGATATTGTACAAGGATTGCGCCGAGGGGGTGATCCGCCCCGGGAGGTGGACGGCCTGCCGATACGGGTTCGGTCCAGCGGGGGCACGGCGGTGCCCCATGGACCCGGGGTGCTGCAGTTTTCCCTGGTGGTTCCCCGGATGGATCGCGTGGGGATGGAGGAAGTGTATCGAACGTTGTGCCGCCCGGTGGAGGCGGTGCTGGGTCAACGGGGGTGGCGAGCCGAGTTTGGGCGCGTGGCGGGTTCATTTTGCGACGGTGCCCATAATTTGGTGGTGAACGGGCGGAAAATCGCAGGGACGTCTCAAAGCTGGAAGGGTGGGTTGGCGGTCCCGGGCTCCCGAAACCGGGGGTACATCCTGGCTCACGGGACCCTGTGGGTGCGCGTGGACCCGGAGCAAGCGGCGGATTGGTTGAACGATTTTTACGAGCAGACCATCGGGGAGCGCCCGATTCGGGCCCGGGCTTCCACGTCCTTGCACCTGTTGCCGGGCGGGGAGGGCGTGGATGTCAGGCAGGTGATTGCTGAAACGGCGAATGTCCTGGAGAGTGCCATGGGTCCACAGGTGAAGCTGGAGAGGGTCCGCGCTTTGACCGACGAAGAAATCTCCTGGGGGAGAGAAGGGGCTTCGGAGACCGACCCGAGACGAGTGGCGTACGGGGTGGATCGGCCGTAA
- a CDS encoding NfeD family protein, which translates to MDWQGWVSLILLGAGIVLLALEMVIVSFGILGTLGVLAVGASVVMALAGARYGLASLGIGALLAVAVVIALLRYYGKRGLWNRIVLGDRQESREGYVPTRDLSYLIGKTGTAVMPLRPAGIAEFGDERVDVVTEGEFIERGEEVQVAAVEGPRVVVRRVPAFRTGSFVDHHF; encoded by the coding sequence ATGGACTGGCAGGGATGGGTCAGTTTGATTCTGCTCGGTGCCGGCATTGTGCTGCTCGCCTTGGAAATGGTTATTGTCAGTTTCGGCATCCTGGGCACCCTGGGGGTGTTAGCCGTGGGGGCTTCGGTGGTCATGGCCCTGGCCGGTGCCCGCTACGGTCTAGCGTCCCTGGGAATTGGGGCGCTCTTGGCCGTTGCTGTCGTCATCGCGCTTTTACGCTATTATGGCAAACGGGGGTTGTGGAACCGGATCGTTTTGGGAGACCGTCAGGAGAGCCGGGAGGGATATGTGCCCACCCGGGATCTCAGCTATCTTATCGGGAAAACCGGCACGGCGGTGATGCCCCTTCGACCCGCGGGAATCGCGGAATTTGGCGATGAGCGCGTGGATGTGGTGACAGAGGGCGAGTTTATCGAGCGGGGAGAGGAAGTTCAGGTGGCAGCGGTGGAAGGGCCCAGGGTCGTGGTGAGGCGCGTCCCGGCTTTTCGAACGGGATCGTTTGTAGACCACCATTTTTAA
- the floA gene encoding flotillin-like protein FloA (flotillin-like protein involved in membrane lipid rafts), with translation MNAAWIGLALIVLVIVVFFAVLFTFVPVMLWISAWAAGVRVGIFTLVGMRLRRVIPSRIVNPLIKATKAGLNLTTNQLESHYLAGGNVDRVVNALIAAERANIALGFARAAAIDLAGRDVLQAVQMSVNPRVIETPIVSAVAKDGIELKVKARVTVRANIDRLVGGAGEETILARVGEGIVTTIGSATSHKDVLENPDKISRTVLDKGLDAGTAFEILSIDIADVDIGKNVGAQLQTDQAEADKQIAQAKAEERRAMAVAREQEMRAYVEEMRAKVVEAESEVPRAMAEALREGKLGVMDYMQMQNIVADTRMRESIAKSPPPDLPGPLSGGETK, from the coding sequence ATGAACGCCGCGTGGATCGGCCTCGCGCTGATCGTACTCGTCATCGTCGTCTTTTTTGCAGTCCTGTTTACCTTTGTGCCGGTGATGCTGTGGATTTCCGCTTGGGCCGCCGGGGTCAGGGTGGGGATCTTTACGCTGGTCGGCATGCGGTTGCGCCGGGTCATTCCTTCTCGCATCGTGAACCCTTTGATCAAGGCGACAAAGGCAGGGCTGAATCTTACGACGAATCAACTCGAAAGCCACTATCTCGCCGGTGGGAATGTGGACCGGGTGGTCAACGCCCTCATTGCGGCGGAGCGGGCCAACATCGCTCTCGGGTTTGCCCGGGCGGCGGCCATCGACCTGGCTGGACGGGATGTGCTCCAGGCCGTCCAAATGAGCGTCAACCCCCGGGTGATCGAAACGCCCATCGTGTCGGCGGTGGCCAAAGACGGCATTGAACTGAAAGTAAAAGCCCGGGTGACCGTCCGGGCGAACATCGACCGGTTGGTGGGCGGCGCCGGGGAGGAGACGATTCTCGCCCGGGTGGGGGAGGGGATTGTGACGACTATCGGTTCCGCCACTTCCCATAAGGACGTGCTGGAGAATCCAGACAAGATTTCACGCACGGTGCTGGACAAAGGATTGGATGCCGGTACGGCGTTTGAGATCCTCTCCATCGACATCGCCGATGTCGACATTGGGAAAAATGTCGGCGCCCAGCTCCAAACGGACCAGGCGGAGGCGGATAAGCAGATTGCCCAAGCCAAGGCCGAGGAGCGCCGGGCGATGGCGGTAGCCCGGGAGCAGGAGATGCGGGCGTACGTTGAGGAGATGCGGGCGAAGGTGGTGGAGGCCGAATCCGAGGTGCCCCGGGCCATGGCCGAGGCGTTGCGGGAGGGCAAGCTCGGGGTCATGGATTACATGCAGATGCAGAACATCGTGGCAGATACTCGGATGCGGGAATCCATTGCCAAATCTCCACCGCCTGATCTCCCGGGGCCCTTGTCGGGAGGGGAAACGAAGTGA
- a CDS encoding YabP/YqfC family sporulation protein, with protein sequence MGGRGRFWKSWATEKLQLPEDVIWDHPRVDWVPGGLLRLDNHGRIVSFREDALVVEFGDAELQVAGADLVLVRLSPDHCVIQGHVTDLSYRARKGREG encoded by the coding sequence GTGGGCGGGAGGGGGCGTTTCTGGAAATCCTGGGCAACCGAAAAATTACAGCTGCCGGAGGATGTGATCTGGGACCATCCTCGGGTGGATTGGGTCCCCGGCGGCCTGTTGCGGCTGGACAACCACGGCCGCATTGTTTCTTTCCGGGAGGACGCCCTGGTGGTGGAGTTCGGCGATGCCGAACTGCAGGTTGCCGGAGCGGATCTGGTGCTGGTTCGCCTCTCGCCGGATCACTGCGTGATTCAAGGCCACGTGACCGACCTTTCGTACCGGGCGCGAAAGGGGCGAGAGGGATGA